From a region of the Besnoitia besnoiti strain Bb-Ger1 chromosome I, whole genome shotgun sequence genome:
- a CDS encoding hypothetical protein (encoded by transcript BESB_011350) yields the protein MTKVGSCSSERACADLWRDLSSDPLAVDSPAVDSVFGEASMPAPVDGDSTPFLTQPSKHDFSRTSFSGPGDHETAVEVTGMDAPFSNRRISPLRSLPRGQKRLEPKQARAGLDFQKLEALEERKLKRLRVSGFQQLDGGSQVLLLAVRSRAVHSGQKSALLGDLQTKAKRRKARGLHVRVRVPSCRSSPSPRESQIRESSYSSSPSSSPLSAVSLASSSSSPSSSSSSLSSFSPSSWFSPSHCFLRRSRQRDHSEDHREKEGLAASRQPRHPACRARAQREPASGAGASAAPDPLGAKLEYFPLVASSSPLPSLPPESTLKPGAFREQAPEGDSGESPLWRSRPVTRDSARPSHTADETKYAERNPMGRRTSPRCSSNEEGWSLCGRASDPRGDEQTTLAGSRSSSGASLSFRHGQAHSADSGKPRQKASKESPSAVYSSASTPASPSLSLKDAREDCRASEEGRERVDDPCGRPFADSTPQHPRCHDTSTGGGRSRVAASARHHPSVCASSPLSPRTSSAGSLTLQASCGSENEFEAGGAERLHSRSEQRGRAKTYSQSEETRLRGQEAEGSQEDARAERDEDALLLSFLFIDAPSPSRPSRLRSPTGGGRGAGLSARLSCLSRSPKCEHGVTLPESQRQHKTPPQPEAAGLYGASAFSASDEVLRRDCSMGKLSEEEIKTPLSLQSVEAAVALRTHKEGRAAAETHIPPRELCKGENQWITEQCTDASDKRPRDLSSTQTEQQGGSTDSFFASAAESETSSSSFYACVYPLPYSAMSSASPLSPVSSDASLTHALPSVSSLSLLPFALPSAVEFLHSHRDLHSARRRRRREEEASSARSPPSRLPQNPQRDTKRARGDLACSSSSSSASRASASTASSASLAASSPPSSASSADSAAPSAQAFAPSANSPQPPEAASAGRGSAAPSAAAARKHPRRATEAARREAHTASRGGGGDAGEPFRQSPATRPQVWKGLGWLNAAARSDATFPASSPSVAAHAAPSWAFQSSPGAASSAPRSGRASLCRVASSAGGDDDLEGAHAAADFQVQRTASLSLCGQERLRAVSSSSRSSAALACAVPEAPSGSASAFFAASAAAPVPASASGDASPPPAQGRMARPPSPAPRSSCGRQGGDASQQAPVPDSTLSFHVSPPPGACVLVPAVAAPSSIYSPALPSHAQLESAATPAAPASQQPILAGSPVRSGVASRAQASSLNPCIEGLRQHDASRPFAPWSHPAASAFFCASPPPSPAPEAPRARDRDWQSTLCSTYTALRLLSPRTLRSLLHCLVSPAGPGSHAPADGDRLRGEANQQMDSQSQRAAEGAARNGAKPTAHAAREPPADAWPVRGIAAFGSSAEAPGASGGEAAAASAGRKEEREREKASQKGAAGLTQCTALGKAAFLSPGAGRRLDCVVGTRSQPSEGTRVCFSSRFSSLSPSLSGSLHGLASASPLLARERSSSAPVASPLTSFAFSAGAASELSSSSSGGSLPSTPSPPDGRVCALRCPSAAEKGNAVEKGLAAPPDAPGACAGLQTPHLGLPPAHLDGDRRVGFPFSSSPMRPDAAAMPCRADDERACEMKLEAFSSEGSKRNLEFSADEGDFSAGERQPHQRSGSAQRDEKAAVAGKAERERVGRSGAGECANDAREGGAACVNAEVPERERGGALLLRSEDESQAEAVTGKQRQHGNDSGDSPGGEREKGEMQSLGTGGKADRDPGARGEDGLGASTRRHEENRQEAGAGPMSIAVKRDTGKGAGGDEKTILQNCQPLLLFLLQQAQKEMRAQRDRHRHPVSNAELSAKSQRSQYCLSGTTEIAAPAAASLLPSLSPDVASSISSSLAPSLSASLLPLPSSAPSRLLDSPPGAAIPPPATSSVQASAVHLLSPSGAPAAPPCPVLSSYIRGPGELEASGTALASRRRLALLSDQRRPCWSLAPAAAPAPSLSAALAPSARLGSQPASLACAPPLSSLATLCSGLQPQLPVPAAVPSPLLPFASPGYLWGSHRLFRPPGVGSPLPVPSAAGFAPSACQLPSQALSPSCLSAFAASAAYPPGSLESPPSLASLAAVPRAFPAYSATAASAFTSLASTFTPSLAGLPEACAPHFLNAPLAGTRRLQVCAHPRSGGRKRDVYRRSKVEPPEAAPQTDGLAGRSDSEPPRAVSPSAPLGSVASASACSPPLTQLSPSCHFRPSPLGAPDAAALRVLPASSVSSCEVSYLSYSSFSSADAAGQFRAAWSLLPPPPGALAEASTASSASRPSPSCVGAPSPPLGASPSYASPSSAPLRGSMAAFAVPPMLQTPLASAPAALQAFSAPLAPVSFCLPSPSLQSSAGASLASRVAPLPASRSSHPAVSRGSAPSPQSPASSRFTSTAPSSASTPEASPCLFSSASPSVRGGAANPALRGAVRDASPALLEQSALRKRGRRRKERQALSPSACVQAGDQACLAEGALTQVKLAKTAEDAGAGEEDLVPGAGSAARSLLKSGEVSPHLLPSSLHAQGASAGGRRDPETQTTSSFSEASSLFAFAFSSQLFSSSRSQLPRESPSAVAGAEPLKALAPHKPGAAACSHVPRIGFPPPPPLVHSSYSTSLSESVSVAPRGSSQAAASSAASSAAVDALAPSACEAASRLRLLPPFMGSHGSSLSPALSFSSASSSSPSLAPSSPASLASSQGDFAAVSLALETLISDATPETRAQSASAVAASDAAPASAATLSWGAQAPGACGDFPLSAGCSNGERRQQARQEAAHAAQDAQAATASSTASFDSLSRASSSARRARAGVVRGLSPRLGAVAPPRDGSSPWRSLAAASGRLAAPAPPAATGSRAAERRAGAGRVDGREPPWATQLREGSGERDTDAGGVRRRSACARMCRDTRQRGWAKRRACRGCVARGRCAG from the exons ATGACGAAAGTCGGATCCTGCAGCTCTgagcgcgcatgcgctgacCTTTGGCGAGACTTGAGCTCAGACCCTCTTGCTGTAGACAGTCCTGCTGTTGACAGTGTTTTCGGGGAAGCTTCGATGCCTGCCCCTGTCGACGGGGATTCAACGCCTTTCCTTACTCAGCCATCAAAGCACGATTTCAGTAGAACGTCATTTAGTG GACCCGGTGACCACGAGACAGCCGTCGAAGTAACAGGAATGGACGCGCCTTTCAGCAATCGCCGAatctcgcctcttcgctccctCCCACGTGGGCAAAAGCGACTTGAACCGAAGCAAGCTCGCGCCGGCCTGGACTTCCAGAAACTAGAAGCGCTCGAGGAAAGGAAGCTGAAGAGGTTGAGAGTCTCGGGGTTCCAACAACTCGACGGCGGTTCCCAAGTTCTTCTGCTGGCGGTGCGCAGCCGGGCTGTGCACAGTGGGCAAAAGTCAGCGCTCCTTGGAGACTTGCAAACGAAAGCCAAGAGGCGGAAGGCAAGAGGGCTCCATGTCCGAGTTCGCGTTCCATCTTGCcgttcgtcgccgtcgccgcgcgagtctcaAATCCGAGAGTCGTCCTATTCGAGCTCGCCGTCatcctctccgctctctgctgtctccctcgcctcttcctcctcttcgccctcctcttcgtcctcctcacTATCCTCAttttcgccgtcttcctgGTTTTCGCCTTCTCACTGCTTCTTGAGACGCTCTCGACAGCGAGATCACAGCGAAGATCACCGTGAAAAAGAGGGACTTGCTGCCTCAAGGCAGCCGAGGCATCCCGCTTGCCGAGCGCGCGCACAGCGCGAGcctgcctccggcgccggcgcgtctgccgcccccGATCCCCTCGGAGCGAAGCTTGAATACTTCCCTCTCgtggcgtcttcgtctcctttgccttcgcttccgccggaATCGACCTTGAAGCCCGGAGCCTTCCGCGAGCAGGCGCCAGAAGGAGACTCCGGAGAATCGCCCCTCTGGCGCTCCAGGCCGGTAACACGCGATTCCGCGCGGCCCTCTCACACAGCGGACGAGACGAAATATGCGGAAAGGAATCCAATGGGTCGGCGCACATCGCCACGATGCTCGTCAAATGAAGAGGGCTGGAGTCTCTGCGGACGTGCCTCGGACCCTCGAGGTGATGAGCAGACTACCCTCGCGGGCTCTCGCAGTTCTTCAGGCGCTTCTTTGTCGTTCCGCCACGGCCAGGCGCACAGCGCAGACAGCGGGAAACCTCGGCAGAAGGCATCAAAAGAGAGTCCCTCCGCTGTCTActcttctgcgtcgactcctgcctctccctcgctctctctgaaGGATGCACGCGAAGACTGTCGTGCCTctgaggaaggccgcgagcgggTCGATGACCCCTGCGGAAGGCCTTTTGCTGACTCAACTCCCCAGCATCCTCGCTGCCACGATACTTCGACAGGAGGAGGCCGTTCTCGcgttgccgcctccgcgcgtcaCCACCCTTCCGtttgcgcctcgtcgccgttgtctcctcgcacgtcctccgccggctcTTTGACTCTTCAAGCATCGTGTGGCTCTGAGAACGAGttcgaggcaggcggcgcggagcgtcTTCATTCGCGTAGTGAGCAGCGGGGAAGGGCAAAGACGTACAGCCAGAGTGAAGAGACTCGACTGCGAGGGCAGGAGGCAGAAGGAAGCCAGGAGGACGCACGCGCGGAACGCGATGAAGACGCTCTGCTTTTGAGTTTTCTCTTCATtgacgcgccttcgccttctcgcccttcgcgtctccgctcgcctaCAGGGGgtgggcgaggcgccggcttGTCCGCCCGGCTTTCTTGTCTGAGTCGCAGTCCAAAATGCGAACACGGCGTCACGCTACCTGAAAGCCAACGGCAGCATAAAACCCCTCCGCAGCCGGAGGCGGCTGGCCTCTACGGCGCGAGTGCGTTCTCGGCTTCAGACGAGGTTTTGCGTCGCGATTGTTCGATGGGAAAGctgagcgaagaagaaataAAGACGCCGTTGTCTCTTCAGTCGGTGgaggcggctgtcgcgctgcGTACGCACAAggaagggcgcgcggcggcggagacacacaTCCCTCCGCGTGAGCTTTGCAAAGGAGAAAATCAGTGGATTACCGAACAGTGTACAGACGCCAGCGACAAGCGGCCACGTGACCTGTCCTCCACGCAGACTGAGCAGCAAGGTGGCTCAACAGACAGTTTTTTTGCTTCTGCCGCCGAAAGCGAgacttcttcttcctccttctaCGCCTGTGTGTATCCACTGCCCTACTCTGCGATGtcgtccgcctctccgctctcaCCAGTATCATCCGATGCCTCGCTTACGCACGCCCTCCCTTCTGTCtcgtccctctccctcctcccgtTTGCCCTTCCCAGCGCTGTAGAGTTCCTGCATTCTCACCGCGACCTCCACAGCGCTCGGCGACGTCGCCgaagggaggaagaagcttcctctgcgcgttcgcctcccagccgcctcccgcagaaTCCTCAGCGCGACACCAAGAGGGCAAGAGGCGACTTGGCGTGTtcatcgtcttcctcgtctgcgtctcgcgcctcggcgtctaCCGCCTCATCcgcttcgctcgctgcctcatctccgccctcgtcggcctcctcggctgACTCGGCTGCCCCCTCCGCGCAGGCCTTTGCCCCTAGCGCCaactcgcctcagcctccggAAGCTGCCTCAGCGGGACGaggctccgctgcgccgagcgccgcagccgccaggaAGCATCCGCGGAGAGCCACtgaagcagcgcggcgcgaggcgcacacagcgagtcgaggcggcggcggagacgctgggGAGCCATTCCGCCAGTCGCCCGCGACACGACCTCAAGTGTGGAAAGGACTGGGGTGGCTcaacgcggcagcgcgcagcgacgcgaccttccccgcgtcctccccctccgtcgccgcccacgcGGCTCCCTCTTGGGCCTTTCAGTCGTCCCCCGGGGCCGCGTCAAGCGCCCCGCGGTCAGGGAGGGCGTCGCTTTgtcgcgtcgcttcctcggccgggggagacgacgaccttgaaggcgcgcacgctgctgcagacttCCAGGTGCAGCGcacggcctctctctcgctctgcggacaggagaggctgcgcgccgttTCCTCTTCTAGCCGatcgtccgccgcgctggcgtgcgCGGTTCCGGAGGCTCCCTCGgggtctgcgtctgctttcTTTGCCGcttcggcagctgcgcccgtGCCGGCGTCTGCATCGGGGGatgcttcgccgcctccagctcAGGGCCGCatggcgcgcccgccttctcCAGCACCACGCTCGTCGTGCGGTAGacaaggcggcgacgcatcGCAGCAAGCCCCCGTTCCCGACTCCACTCTTTCTTTCCacgtctctcctccgcctggcgcctgcgtgctggtccctgctgtcgcggcgccctcgtcgaTCTACTCGCCAGCTCTTCCGTCTCATGCTCAACTCgagtccgccgcgacgcctgcggcccCCGCCTCGCAGCAGCCCATTCTCGCAGGCTCTCCTGTCCGctctggcgtcgcctcgcgtgcgcaggcgtcCAGCCTCAACCCGTGCATCGAAGGCCTTCGCCAGCATGACGCGTCGCGCCCGTTCGCGCCTTGGAGTCACccggccgcctctgcgttcttctgtgcgtcgccgccgccctcgccggcgcccgaggcccctcgcgcccgcgaccgcgactGGCAGTCTACCCTTTGCTCGACCTACACGGCCCTCcggctgctgtcgccgcgcacgctccgctcgctgctgcactgcctcgtctcccccGCGGGCCCAGGCTCtcacgcgcccgcggacggcgaccgGCTGCGCGGTGAAGCGAATCAACAAATGGATTCACAatcgcagcgcgccgctgaGGGAGCCGCGCGGAACGGCGCGAAGCCAAccgcacacgcggcgcgggagccACCGGCGGACGCGTGGCCCGTAAGAGGCATCGCGGCCTTCGGAtcgagcgcagaggcgcccggcgcgagcgggggggaggccgctgcagcgagcgcgggTCGCAAGGAGGAGAGGGAACGCGAAAAGGCAAGTCAGAAGGGCGCAGCTGGGCTGACGCAATGTACGGCTCTCGGCAAggccgccttcctctctccaggcgcaggacgccgaCTCGACTGCGTCGTAGGCACGCGTTCGCAGCCCAGCGAAGGAACCCGAGTGTGCTTCTCGTCTCGCTTCTCGTCACTATCTCCTTCCCTCTCTGGGTCGCTCCAcgggctcgcctccgcctcgcccctcctcgccagagaacgctcttcttccgctccaGTCGCTTCGCCATTGACGAGCTTTgccttctccgcaggcgctgcctcggagctgtcctcttcttcttctggcgGCTCTCTCCCCTCGACGCCCAGTCCCCCTGACGGCCGAGTATGCGCTCTGCGGTGCCCGTCCGCCGCGGAAAAAGGAAATGCAGTGGAAAAGGGACTCGCAGCTCCGCCCGATGCCCCCGGGGCCTGCGCGGGCCTCCAGACGCCTCATCTTGGGCTTCCGCCGGCCCACCTCGATGGAGACAGACGAGTCGGTTTtcccttctcttcctccccGATGCGACCCGATGCCGCTGCGATGCCTTGCCGCGCGGACGATGAACGCGCCTGCGAGATGAAGCTCGAAGCCTTCTCGTCGGAAGGGTCGAAGAGGAATCTGGAGTTCTctgcagacgagggcgactTCAGCGCTGGCGAGAGGCAGCCTCATcaacgcagcggcagcgcgcaaCGAGACGAGAAAGCTGCAGTGGCGGGGAAGgctgagagagagcgcgTAGGGAGATCGGGAGCAGGCGAATGCGCGaacgacgcgagagagggcggcgcagcgtgcGTTAACGCAGAGGTGcctgagagagagcgagggggggcgctgctgctgcggagcgaagacgaaTCACAAGCAGAAGCAGTCACGGGCAAGCAGCGACAGCACGGCAACGATAGCGGAGACAGTccaggaggcgagagggaaaAAGGTGAAATGCAGAGCCTGGGGACTGGTGGAAAAGCGGACAGGGATCCAGGGGCTCGTGGCGAGGACGGGCTGGGGGCCTCGACAAGGAGGCACGAAGAGAACCGCcaagaggccggcgcgggaCCGATGTCCATCGCGGTCAAGCGAGACACAGGCAAAGgtgcaggcggagacgaaaagACGATTCTTCAAAACTGTCAGccccttctcctctttcttcttcagcaggCTCAAAAGGAAAtgcgtgcgcagcgagacCGGCACCGCCATCCTGTCTCGAACGCTGAACTCTCCGCAAAAAGCCAGAGGAGCCAATACTGCCTCTCAGGCACTACCGAGATAGCAGCCccagctgccgcgtctctcttgccttctctttctcccgATGTCGCCTCTTCGATTTCCTCCTCTTTGGCCCCCTCCCTGTCAGCTTCGCTCCTTCCTCTGCCCTCGTCAGCGCCTTCCAGGCTCCTGGACTCGCCTCCCGGCGCTGCCATCCCTCCCCCCGCAACCAGCTCTGTGCAGGCTTCGGCCGTTCACCTTCTTTCTccctccggcgcgcctgcggctccgccgtgCCCGGTGCTTTCGTCTTATATTCGGGGGCCAGGCGAACTGGAAGCGAGCGGCACAGCCCTGgcctcgcgtcgtcgtctggcGCTCCTCTCAGACCAGAGGCGCCCCTGTTGGAGtctggcgcctgctgcggctcctgcgccgtctctctctgcggcgctcgcacCCTCTGCACGTCTCGGCTCGCagcctgcgtcgctggcatgcgcgcctcctctctcgtcgcttGCCACTCTCTGCTCAGGCCTTCAGCCTCAGCTGCCAGTCCCCGCGGCTGTGCCGTCTCCTCTGTTGCCATTCGCCTCTCCGGGGTATCTGTGGGGGTCGCATCGCCTGTTTCGGCCGCCTGGCGTGGGGTCGCCACTCCCggtcccctccgccgcggggtTTGCGCCGTCCGCCTGCCAGCTGCCTTCGCAGGCCCTCTCGCCGTCTTGCCTGTCGGCGtttgcggcgtctgcggcgtatCCTCCAGGCTCCCtcgagtcgccgccgtcgctggcgtcgctcgccgcagtGCCTCGCGCTTTCCCGGCTTactcggcgaccgccgcctccgccttcacgtccctcgcctccacgtttacgccgtcgctcgcaggccttccagaggcgtgcgcgccgcactTTCTGaacgcgccgctggcggggacgcggcgcctgcaggtcTGTGCGCAtccgcgcagcggaggccgcaAGAGAGATGTCTACAGAAGAAGCAAAGTCGAGCCTCCCGAGGCCGCTCCACAAACCGACGGGCTTGCTGGGCGATCTGATtccgagccgccgcgcgctgtgtctccttctgcgcctctgggatccgtcgcctccgcttccgcctGCTCTCCCCCCCTGACGCAGCTGTCTCCCTCCTGTCACTTTCGCCCCTCGCCCTTGGGGGCTCcggacgccgctgccttgCGAGTGCTTCCGGCCTCTTCCGTTTCCTCTTGTGAAGTGTCCTACCTCTCCTATTCAAGTTTTTCGTCTGCCGATGCCGCGGGGCAGTTCCGAGCGGCGtggtctcttcttccgcctccgcctggcgCCTTGGCTGAAGCTTCCActgcctcttctgcctcgcgtcctTCACCCTCGTGTGTcggcgctccttcgccgccgctcggcgcgtcgccctcctaCGCGTccccgtcctctgcgcctctgcgcggttcgatggccgccttcgctgtgCCGCCGATGCTTCAGACGCCTCTTgcatctgcgcctgcggcactgcaggcgttttctgcgcctcttgcgcccgtctctttctgtctgccTTCCCCATCCCTGCAGAGTTCAGCGGGAGCTTCGCTTGCCTCTCGCGTGGCACCTCTGCCTGCTTCGCGTTCTTCCCATCCAGCTGTGTCTCGCGGCTCTGCACCAAGTCCTCAATCTCCGGCCTCGTCGCGATTCACGTCGACAGCCCCGTCTTCAGCCTCCACTCCGGAGGCGTCTCCTTGTCTCTtttcgtccgcctcgccATCcgttcgaggaggcgccgcgaaccCCGCCCTCAGGGGCGCCGTGCGCGACGCCTCTCCAGCCCTTCTCGAGCAGAGTGCGCTGAGAaaacgcggaagacggcgaaaagagaggcaggcgctgtcgccctccgcaTGCGTACAGGCTGGCGACCAGGCCTGTCTTGCTGAAGGGGCGCTCACACAAGTCAAACTCGCGAAAACGGCCGAGGACGcaggggcgggcgaggaggatcTGGTCCCGGGCGCGGGCTCAGCTGCGCGTTCTCTGCTGAAAAGTGGAGAGGTTTCGCCGCATCTCTTGCCTTCTTCACTCCACGCTCaaggcgcgtctgcaggaggccggcgcgacCCCGAAACGCAAACGACCTCCTCGTTCTCTgaggcctcctcgctgtTCGCGTTCGCCTTTTCTTCCCAGCTGTTTTCATCTTCTCGgtcgcagctgcctcgcgagTCGCCCTcggctgtcgccggcgctgagCCGCTGAAAGCCCTCGCGCCTCACAAacccggcgctgcggcctgcagccACGTGCCTCGAATCGGCTTTCCCCCCCCGCCACCCCTTGTTCATTCGAGCTATTCTACTTCTCTTTCTGAGTCTGTATCggtggcgcctcgcggctcgtctcaggctgctgcttcgtccgctgcctcttctgctgcggtcgatgcgctcgcgccttccgcctgcgaggccgcgtccCGCTTGCGACTTCTGCCGCCGTTCATGGGCTCTCACGGCTCCAGTCTGTCTCCCgcgctctccttctcctccgcgtcgtcctcctcgccctcgctcgcgccgtcgtctcctgcttcgctcgcgtcttcgcAAGGCGACTTTGCCGCAgtctcgctggcgctcgaGACCTTAATCAGCGACGCAACtccggagacgcgcgcgcagtccgcctcagctgtcgcggcgtctgATGCAGCGCCAGCCTCAGCCGCGACCCTCTCATGGGGCGCGCAGGCACCAGGCGCGTGCGGGGATTTTCCCCTCTCTGCAGGCTGCTCaaacggcgagcggcgccagcaggcgcggcaggagGCAGCACACGCGGCACAGGACGCACAGGCTGCTACCGCCTCCTCGACAGCGAGTTTTGATTcgctttcgcgcgcctcctcctccgcccgccgGGCTAGGGCGGGCGTCGTCCGGGggctctcgccgcgtctcgggGCGGTCGCACCCCCGCGAGACGGAAGCAGCCCCTGGCGGTCGCTGGCTGCTGCTTCAGGaaggctcgcggcgccggcgccccccgcggcaactggcagccgcgctgccgagcggcgcgccggagcAGGGCGAGTCGACGGACGCGAGCCGCCGTGGGCTACCCAGCtgcgcgaaggcagcggggagagagacacggacgcaggcggcgtgcggcgaaggagcgcgtgcgcgaggatGTGTCGAGACACGCGCCAGAGAGGCTGGGCGAAAAGGCGAgcatgcagaggctgcgTGGCGAGGGGGAGGTGCGCGGGGTGA